A genomic window from Salvelinus namaycush isolate Seneca chromosome 21, SaNama_1.0, whole genome shotgun sequence includes:
- the LOC120066116 gene encoding 60S ribosomal protein L27a, translating into MPTKKTKTRKLRGHVSHGHGRIGKHRKHPGGRGNAGGMHHHRINFDKYHPGYFGKVGMRHYHLKRNTVHCPTVNLDKLWTLVSEQTRLNYAKKPEGPAPIIDAVRAGYFKVLGKGKLPKQPVIVKAKFFSRRAEEKIKAVGGACVLMA; encoded by the exons ATG CCTACCAAGAAGACCAAGACCAGGAAGCTCCGAGGGCACGTCAGCCACGGACATGGTCGTATCG GCAAACACAGGAAGCATCCTGGAGGTCGTGGTAATGCCGGTGGCATGCATCACCACAGAATTAACTTCGACAAATA CCACCCTGGGTACTTTGGTAAGGTGGGCATGAGACACTACCATCTCAAGAGGAACACCGTGCACTGCCCCACTGTCAACCTGGACAAACTGTGGACGCTCGTGAGCGAGCAGACCAGGCTCAACTACGCCAAGAAGCCCGAAGGCCCTGCACCCATCATTGATGCCGTGCGCGCT GGCTACTTCAAAGTGCTGGGCAAAGGCAAGCTGCCCAAGCAGCCTGTGATCGTCAAGGCAAAGTTCTTCAGTCGACGGGCAGAGGAGAAGATCAAGGCAGTGGGAGGAGCCTGCGTGCTGATGGCATAa
- the akip1 gene encoding A-kinase-interacting protein 1 has protein sequence MATQAWQLESSLRRSARLGLEVLERASRQSVDWTSVSPSPNTTPTDGSAGSEVLGNSAHTSMDDAFETIVEFMAQTTYQCKNFYTSETEPMETERIHVCRYHSQSHQCTGTSLQIRKHARSSPEDFHIEVSPGTYAITAGTQDSQQQTRLVRINAGESMNLTFHL, from the exons ATGGCAACTCAAGCCTGGCAGCTGGAGTCATCCCTGCGCCGCTCCGCCAGACTCGGCCTGGAAGTACTGGAGCGAGCGTCGAGACAGAGCGTAGACTGGACGAGTGTGAGTCCGTCTCCCAATACAACACCAACGGATGGCAGCGCCGGGAGTGAG GTTCTGGGAAACTCAGCACACACAAGCATGGATGATGCTTTTGAGACCATAGTGGAATTCATGGCTCAGACAACATATCAATGCAAG AACTTTTACACATCAGAGACTGAGCCTATGGAAACTGAGAGAATCCATGTGTGCAGATACCATTCTCAATCTCACCAATGCACAGGGACCTCACTGCAGATCAGGAAACAT GCACGGTCATCACCTGAGGATTTCCACATTGAGGTGTCTCCAGGTACCTATGCGATTACCGCGGGAACGCAGGACTCACAGCAACAGACCCGGCTAGTACGCATTAATGCAGGAGAGAGTATGAACCTCACCTTtcacctctaa